The Pelodiscus sinensis isolate JC-2024 chromosome 5, ASM4963464v1, whole genome shotgun sequence genome includes a region encoding these proteins:
- the NKX3-2 gene encoding homeobox protein Nkx-3.2, translating to MAVRSGSALTPFSIQAILNKKEERAHPLAGRPPAAPTAPACCWRLFGPRAEAGAADKAVPRAAPAAAAGRTMVAPAGWDSDSALSDEHEGGRRSEEEGPGVQQGPPGSSARSRQAPGRGRDAQPRDPEEEPPGLSDSEMSAGVSDRSPPDGEDGGGKCEKLLAGEEEPAAPKPRKKRSRAAFSHAQVFELERRFNHQRYLSGPERADLAASLKLTETQVKIWFQNRRYKTKRRQMAADLLASAPAAKKVAVKVLVRDDQRQYHPGEVLRPPSLLSLQPSYYYPYYCLPGWALSTCTAAAGTQ from the exons ATGGCTGTCCGCAGCGGCAGCGCCCTGACGCCTTTCTCCATCCAGGCCATCCTCAACAAGAAGGAGGAGCGCGCTCACCCCCTGGCCGGCCGGCCGCCGGCCGCCCCCACCGCGcccgcctgctgctggaggctctTCGGCCCGCGGGCGGAGGCGGGCGCGGCGGACAAGGCGGTGCCCCGGGCGGccccggcggcggcggcggggaggACGATGGTAGCCCCGGCGGGCTGGGACTCTGACTCGGCGCTCAGCGATGAGCACGAGGGCGGGAGGCGCTCGGAGGAGGAgggccccggggtgcagcagggcccGCCCGGCAGCAGCGCCCGCTCCAGACAGGCCCCTGGTCGGGGTCGGGATGCTCAGCCCAGAGATCCGGAGGAAGAGCCCCCGGGACTCAGTGACAGCGAGATGTCGGCCGGCGTTTCAG ATCGCAGCCCGCCCGACGGGGAGGACGGAGGCGGCAAGTGCGAGAAGCTGCTGGCCGGGGAGGAGGAGCCGGCGGCCCCCAAGCCGCGGAAGAAGCGCTCGCGGGCGGCCTTTTCCCACGCGCAGGTCTTCGAGCTGGAGCGGCGCTTCAACCACCAGCGCTACCTCTCGGGGCCCGAGCGCGCCGACCTGGCCGCCTCGCTCAAGCTCACCGAGACCCAGGTGAAGATCTGGTTCCAGAACCGCCGCTACAAGACCAAGAGGCGCCAGATGGCCGCGGACCTGCTGGCCTCGGCCCCGGCCGCCAAGAAGGTGGCGGTGAAAGTGCTGGTGCGGGACGATCAGAGACAGTATCACCCGGGAGAGGTGCTGCGGCCGCCCTCGCTGCTTTCCCTGCAGCCTTCCTACTACTACCCCTACTActgcctgcccggctgggccctcTCCACTTGCACCGCAGCCGCGGGGACTCAATGA